A part of Desulfobacter sp. genomic DNA contains:
- a CDS encoding transporter substrate-binding domain-containing protein produces MKHLLTVLVSSLLLISGVHAGETVVTLASGEWAPYLSRNLVHRGFASHVVERAFEIAGIKVDYQWYDNFWKRAYKDAKDGKVDGSLVWSRTPEREKEMYYSDPVFNGKADVFFYLKDSGFDWRTYVDLNGKVLGGTIGYNYGEAFNQAVEYGDFRVIRIKNDYLNFKALLLGRIDAFIAGKTAGYKVLKENFSADEVSRITHHKKPVRIATYHLILSRKVPENRAVMEKFNAGITALKTSGEYHEMRVNFENGYYSTPVE; encoded by the coding sequence ATGAAACATCTGCTGACGGTCCTGGTGTCAAGTCTCCTTCTCATTTCCGGCGTTCATGCCGGCGAAACCGTGGTCACCCTGGCCAGCGGGGAGTGGGCCCCTTATCTTTCCAGAAATCTGGTCCACAGGGGCTTTGCCTCCCATGTGGTGGAGCGGGCCTTTGAGATTGCCGGTATAAAGGTGGATTATCAGTGGTATGATAATTTCTGGAAACGGGCTTATAAGGACGCAAAAGACGGAAAAGTGGACGGTTCGCTGGTCTGGTCCAGAACGCCTGAGCGGGAAAAGGAGATGTACTATTCGGACCCCGTATTCAACGGAAAGGCAGATGTCTTTTTTTATCTGAAAGACAGCGGATTTGACTGGCGCACCTATGTGGATCTGAACGGGAAAGTACTGGGCGGCACCATCGGGTACAACTATGGCGAGGCGTTTAACCAGGCGGTTGAATACGGAGATTTCAGGGTCATCCGGATAAAAAACGATTATCTGAATTTTAAGGCGTTGCTGCTGGGCCGGATAGACGCATTTATAGCCGGTAAAACCGCCGGCTATAAAGTCTTGAAAGAAAATTTTTCAGCGGATGAGGTATCACGCATCACCCACCATAAAAAGCCTGTCCGCATTGCTACATACCATCTGATCCTGAGCCGGAAAGTCCCTGAGAACAGGGCGGTCATGGAAAAATTCAATGCCGGCATCACGGCGTTGAAAACCAGCGGGGAATACCATGAGATGCGAGTCAATTTTGAAAACGGGTATTATTCAACCCCTGTGGAGTGA
- a CDS encoding amino acid-binding protein produces the protein MEQKFIMTAFGKDRPGIVAEISEIIFEHQCNLEDSNMGRLADEFTLILLLSGSGDDLQDRLSRDCKRLEREKDIYVFIRPLDWRRPEAKNGNGYHTIEVEGIDQAGIVYKVSKLLAGEQINIETLRSKKKFSPNSGTAMYAMMINAKVPDTITLDALGDKLEELANELHVDITLD, from the coding sequence GTGGAACAAAAATTCATCATGACCGCATTCGGCAAAGACCGCCCCGGTATCGTGGCAGAGATTTCAGAAATCATTTTTGAACACCAGTGCAACCTTGAAGACTCAAACATGGGCCGGCTGGCCGACGAGTTTACCCTGATCCTGCTGCTCAGCGGCTCTGGGGACGACCTCCAGGACAGGCTCTCCCGGGACTGCAAACGTCTGGAGCGTGAAAAGGACATCTATGTCTTTATCCGCCCCCTGGACTGGCGGCGCCCGGAGGCCAAAAACGGCAACGGGTACCATACCATTGAGGTGGAAGGAATTGACCAGGCCGGTATTGTTTACAAGGTTTCAAAGCTGCTGGCCGGCGAACAGATCAACATCGAAACCCTGAGGTCCAAGAAGAAATTCTCTCCGAACAGCGGCACGGCCATGTACGCCATGATGATCAACGCCAAGGTGCCTGACACCATCACCTTGGATGCCCTGGGGGACAAGCTGGAGGAACTGGCCAATGAACTCCACGTGGATATTACCCTGGATTAA
- a CDS encoding histidine kinase: MMVSLVPLAALGFKVISQGQILIEDKASSYLKGLAQGNAAEIGDFIAERLRDINSLSNLLCIFGYDREKLASHFEQMKDAYEPYLGFVVLNRAGEPVFSTLDGAQPVFGGKPFFAHVRDAGKGRVFGFDRGETRIPALMICSPIRDSSRQGCGHLCALVDFRRVDALLGKSKIEVTGEVYLVDGTGRFLSASRFGAEALKTKISMAGIQGNTHGLYETMDYRGERVRQAYQKVDGFPWYVIADQDMAEILDRIRKLGRDAVCYGILTALIVSCLAFLVSTGIVNILKSKYRYEKELEFQVIQKEKLASLGLLTSGLAHELNTPLANALLYTQIAKEEINEPETRVETVQERLSTVVDEIRQGSRIIRNLLDFSRHSRHDGCRTDVNETLEKLMKIAGPHCESSGIDVETKLQNGLPKVNADASTIQAILTNLVANAIEAMPEGGGLILKTRYVEVLKMIKIEVRDTGPGIPRQVLGKIFTPFFTTKQQGRGTGLGLFVSHEMVRKLGGDLRVVSSTSADAVKTGTLFTVELPVD; this comes from the coding sequence ATGATGGTCTCACTGGTGCCTTTGGCGGCATTGGGATTCAAGGTGATCTCCCAGGGGCAGATTCTGATTGAAGACAAGGCCTCCTCTTACCTGAAAGGCCTGGCCCAGGGCAATGCCGCGGAAATCGGAGATTTCATCGCCGAACGGCTCAGGGATATCAACAGCCTCTCAAACCTGCTCTGCATCTTCGGATATGACAGGGAAAAGCTTGCCTCCCATTTTGAACAGATGAAAGACGCCTATGAACCCTACCTTGGTTTTGTGGTGCTGAATAGAGCCGGGGAACCGGTATTCTCAACACTGGACGGGGCCCAGCCTGTATTCGGCGGGAAGCCGTTCTTCGCCCATGTCCGGGATGCCGGGAAGGGGAGGGTGTTCGGGTTTGACCGTGGGGAAACCAGGATTCCGGCGCTGATGATCTGTTCTCCAATCCGGGATTCGTCAAGACAGGGGTGCGGCCATCTCTGTGCCCTGGTTGATTTCAGGCGGGTGGATGCCCTGCTGGGGAAAAGCAAGATTGAGGTGACCGGAGAGGTTTACCTCGTTGATGGGACAGGCCGTTTTTTATCTGCCTCGCGGTTTGGGGCGGAGGCCCTTAAAACTAAAATTTCAATGGCAGGGATCCAGGGAAACACCCACGGTCTTTACGAAACCATGGACTACCGCGGAGAGCGTGTCCGCCAGGCCTATCAAAAGGTGGATGGGTTCCCGTGGTATGTGATCGCCGACCAGGATATGGCTGAAATTCTGGACCGGATCAGGAAACTGGGCCGGGATGCGGTATGCTACGGCATTCTTACGGCATTGATTGTCTCCTGCCTGGCCTTTTTGGTTTCCACGGGGATCGTCAACATACTCAAATCCAAATACCGGTATGAAAAAGAATTGGAATTCCAGGTGATACAAAAGGAGAAGCTGGCCTCCCTCGGCCTGTTGACCTCGGGGCTGGCCCATGAACTGAATACCCCCCTTGCCAATGCCCTTTTGTACACCCAGATTGCAAAGGAAGAGATAAATGAGCCGGAAACCCGTGTGGAAACCGTTCAGGAGCGGCTTTCCACCGTGGTGGATGAGATCCGCCAGGGAAGCCGGATCATACGGAACCTTCTGGATTTTTCCCGCCATTCCCGCCACGACGGGTGTCGAACCGATGTGAACGAAACATTGGAAAAATTGATGAAGATCGCCGGGCCCCATTGTGAGTCCAGCGGGATAGACGTGGAAACCAAGCTGCAAAACGGGCTTCCCAAGGTCAATGCCGATGCCAGCACCATCCAGGCCATCCTCACCAACCTGGTTGCAAATGCCATCGAAGCCATGCCCGAAGGCGGCGGTTTAATCCTGAAGACCCGATATGTTGAGGTGTTGAAAATGATAAAAATAGAGGTCCGGGATACCGGCCCCGGCATCCCCCGGCAGGTGCTGGGCAAGATTTTTACCCCCTTTTTCACCACCAAACAGCAGGGCCGCGGCACCGGCCTGGGCTTATTCGTCAGCCATGAAATGGTCCGGAAACTGGGAGGGGACCTCAGGGTGGTCAGTTCGACTTCGGCAGATGCGGTCAAAACCGGCACCCTTTTTACGGTAGAGTTGCCCGTTGACTAG
- a CDS encoding sigma-54-dependent Fis family transcriptional regulator, with product MNNYRILIVEDDPKMNQGLVHILSKQGYKAESVDRAETALEKIKDTAYDLIITDLKLPGIDGMELLKAVKEYDPGVLILMITAYGTVDTAVAAMKQGAEDYVLKPFDMEELRLVVQKTLEKRALFLQNLRLQRQLKKKYAFDNIIGTSEAMMTVFKTINNVKDSQTTVLIRGETGTGKELVARAIHFNSGRAGKPYLPVNCAALNENLLASELFGHTKGAFTGAVSDKQGLFEAAHGGTIFLDEIGDIGMGLQQTFLRALESGEIQPVGSFERRRVEVRIIAATHKDLEAMVARGDFRKDLYYRLNVVMIDLPPLRARKGDIGLLAHHFLRQYAARNKKNIDRISKAVLGHLEAYGWPGNVRELENIIERATLFEESREITMDSLPEVIRNPPAPPVGIEGGQDIESLEQLSRNHIEKVLDLTAGNKTQTARLLGIDRSTLWRIMNRLHLH from the coding sequence ATGAACAATTACCGGATTCTCATCGTCGAAGACGACCCCAAAATGAACCAGGGGCTCGTGCACATTCTTTCCAAACAGGGATATAAGGCCGAGTCCGTTGACAGAGCGGAAACCGCCCTGGAAAAAATCAAGGATACGGCCTATGACCTGATCATCACCGATTTGAAGCTTCCGGGCATTGACGGGATGGAACTGCTCAAGGCTGTCAAGGAGTATGATCCCGGGGTCCTCATTCTGATGATTACGGCCTATGGAACGGTGGATACGGCTGTGGCCGCCATGAAGCAGGGGGCTGAAGATTATGTTTTAAAGCCCTTTGATATGGAGGAACTTCGCCTGGTGGTTCAAAAGACCCTGGAAAAGCGGGCCCTTTTTCTGCAGAATCTGCGGCTGCAGCGGCAGCTTAAGAAAAAATACGCCTTTGATAATATCATCGGCACCAGTGAAGCCATGATGACGGTTTTCAAAACCATTAACAATGTCAAGGATTCACAGACCACGGTGCTGATCAGGGGGGAAACCGGCACCGGAAAAGAACTGGTGGCAAGGGCCATCCATTTTAACAGCGGCCGGGCGGGCAAGCCTTACCTGCCGGTCAATTGTGCCGCCCTCAATGAGAACCTGCTGGCCAGCGAACTTTTCGGCCACACCAAGGGGGCATTTACCGGTGCGGTTTCCGATAAGCAGGGGCTGTTTGAAGCCGCCCACGGGGGCACCATCTTTCTGGACGAAATCGGAGATATCGGCATGGGGCTCCAGCAGACATTTCTAAGGGCGCTGGAGAGCGGTGAAATACAGCCGGTGGGGTCCTTTGAACGGAGGCGGGTCGAGGTCCGGATCATTGCGGCCACCCATAAGGACCTCGAGGCCATGGTGGCCAGGGGGGATTTCAGAAAAGACCTTTATTACCGGCTCAACGTCGTCATGATTGATTTGCCGCCATTAAGGGCCCGCAAGGGGGATATCGGGCTTCTGGCCCACCATTTTCTACGGCAGTATGCCGCCCGGAATAAGAAAAATATAGACCGGATCTCCAAGGCGGTGCTGGGGCACCTGGAGGCCTATGGGTGGCCCGGAAATGTCAGGGAACTGGAAAACATCATCGAACGGGCCACCCTGTTTGAGGAAAGCCGTGAAATTACCATGGACAGTCTGCCTGAAGTCATCCGCAATCCCCCGGCCCCGCCCGTGGGAATTGAGGGCGGCCAGGATATTGAGTCCCTTGAACAGCTGAGCCGGAATCATATCGAAAAGGTGCTGGACCTGACTGCGGGGAACAAGACCCAGACTGCCAGGCTGCTGGGGATAGACCGGTCTACCCTGTGGCGTATCATGAACCGCCTTCACCTTCATTAA
- a CDS encoding NAD(P) transhydrogenase subunit alpha: MRIGIPKEIMFNENRVAALPETVEKFKDLGFEVLVETNAGKGAFADDEAYAKAGALIAKDAEAVYGRADIILKVKEPLFNEDFGCHEIDMLQEGQILITFLHPAAPSNHGDVKRMMDKKVTAFTMDGIPRISKAQRMDPLTSMSAITGYKSIIIAAANFPRFIPMVGTSIGMTQPAKILVVGTGVVGLQAIATGKRLGGSVTAVDIRPDARTEAQSLGVKVVGFDLPAELAVGEGGYAKALSGQWLEKERQALAPLVADADIVILSALVPGEVAQHILTRPMVERMRPGSVIVDVSIDQGGNCELTDPGKEIVHKGVYICGIKNIPGSLPVHSSWLYSQNLYYFVENLFKGGADGFDLEDEIVRSALVTHRGDLMHSGTLKAMGL; this comes from the coding sequence ATGCGAATCGGAATACCCAAAGAGATCATGTTCAATGAAAACAGAGTCGCAGCACTGCCGGAAACCGTTGAAAAATTTAAAGACCTGGGATTTGAGGTCTTGGTTGAAACCAACGCCGGAAAAGGCGCATTCGCCGATGATGAGGCCTATGCAAAGGCCGGCGCCCTTATCGCCAAGGATGCCGAAGCCGTCTATGGGCGTGCGGATATCATCCTGAAGGTTAAGGAACCCCTGTTTAACGAGGACTTTGGCTGCCATGAGATTGATATGCTCCAAGAGGGGCAGATTCTTATCACCTTTTTGCATCCGGCCGCCCCGTCAAATCACGGGGATGTCAAAAGGATGATGGACAAAAAGGTCACCGCCTTTACCATGGACGGGATTCCCAGGATTTCAAAGGCCCAGCGCATGGATCCCCTGACCTCCATGAGCGCCATCACCGGTTATAAATCCATCATCATTGCCGCGGCCAATTTCCCCAGGTTCATCCCCATGGTGGGCACCTCCATCGGTATGACCCAACCGGCCAAGATCCTGGTGGTCGGTACGGGGGTGGTGGGGCTGCAGGCCATTGCAACGGGCAAGCGCCTGGGCGGTTCGGTCACGGCGGTGGACATCCGGCCCGATGCCAGAACCGAAGCCCAAAGTTTGGGGGTTAAGGTCGTGGGGTTTGATCTGCCAGCCGAACTGGCGGTGGGGGAGGGCGGATATGCCAAAGCCCTTTCCGGCCAATGGCTTGAAAAGGAGCGGCAAGCCCTGGCGCCCCTGGTGGCCGATGCGGATATTGTCATCCTTTCCGCCCTGGTGCCCGGGGAAGTGGCCCAGCATATTCTCACCCGGCCCATGGTGGAACGCATGCGGCCGGGGTCGGTTATTGTCGACGTTTCCATTGACCAGGGCGGCAACTGCGAACTGACAGACCCGGGAAAGGAGATTGTCCACAAGGGGGTTTATATCTGCGGAATCAAGAATATACCGGGCTCCCTGCCGGTCCATTCCTCCTGGCTCTACTCCCAGAACCTCTACTATTTTGTGGAGAATCTGTTCAAGGGCGGGGCCGACGGATTTGACCTGGAAGATGAGATCGTCCGCAGCGCCCTGGTGACCCACAGGGGGGATCTCATGCACAGCGGCACCCTCAAGGCCATGGGCCTTTAA
- a CDS encoding NAD(P) transhydrogenase subunit alpha — protein MTNLLLLAGVFVFSFGLGYFLISRIPPLLHTPLMSMTNAISAVTILGVLILFSVGSTPAEQAMGGVAVIMAAFNLVGGFAITDRMLNMFKNKGEGGQEP, from the coding sequence ATGACCAATCTCTTATTGCTGGCCGGGGTATTTGTTTTTTCCTTCGGGCTCGGCTATTTTTTGATTTCCAGGATTCCCCCCCTGCTTCATACCCCGTTGATGTCCATGACCAATGCCATATCCGCCGTGACCATCCTGGGCGTTCTGATACTTTTTTCCGTTGGATCCACACCGGCCGAGCAGGCCATGGGCGGGGTCGCCGTTATCATGGCCGCATTTAACCTTGTGGGCGGATTCGCCATTACGGACCGGATGCTCAATATGTTCAAAAATAAAGGGGAAGGGGGGCAGGAACCATGA
- a CDS encoding NAD(P)(+) transhydrogenase (Re/Si-specific) subunit beta yields MMDTHTAVSLFFDLAVIGMLLLGIWLFGAPHTARRGNMAAALALAGAAGLILMRNGAHHPWLLLFCLLAGSSAGYVVARKVDMIQIPAMVAFQHGAGGVAAFMLSFAELMRGAGRLGVLNEISGLLGLAIGALTFSGSLVAAGKLANKLRQAPVFLSRHTRVTLMSLSVILGLIIAAMVMPETGRPAVYLLLILVSALFGIVFSMRIGGADMPVLISFLNATAGVAAAFCGMIIENKLLISCGATVAASGSILTHVMCRAMNRSLLHVFLPKGRPQPVPPGQRQERGEKEKNESGQKWGHEENQPVVDRAGAERGEGFSRALEHAANAQRVIIVPGYGMAVAQAQFALLELAGKLMAMGKSVKFAIHPVAGRMPGHMNVLLAEAGIDYDLLVEMDEINPEFSKTDLTLVVGACDVVNPAAIEVDGSPISGMPILLTHESKAVVCCNLDSEPGYSGVENPLYGNGNTIMLMGDAKESVQHLADHLLDMPVGRPGEPGTPGMPDGDPAGDRMETAVNALAAAKRIIVIPGYGMAVAQAQFKVAELAALLEQRGADVKFAIHPVAGRMPGHMNVLLAEAEVDYEDLCEMDEINPEFQDADVAIVFGACDVVNPAAMESEGTPISGMPILSAHEAGRVIVCNFNADPGYSGVKNTLYEDPKTLFLQGDAGSTAGDLIYGLKTAN; encoded by the coding sequence ATGATGGATACCCATACCGCTGTCTCCCTCTTTTTCGACCTTGCCGTGATCGGGATGCTGCTGCTGGGGATCTGGCTTTTCGGCGCCCCCCATACGGCCAGGCGGGGCAACATGGCCGCTGCCCTGGCCCTGGCCGGTGCCGCCGGGCTGATTCTGATGCGCAACGGCGCCCACCACCCCTGGCTTTTGTTATTCTGTCTTCTGGCCGGATCATCTGCCGGCTATGTGGTGGCCCGTAAGGTGGACATGATCCAGATTCCGGCCATGGTGGCCTTTCAGCACGGCGCCGGCGGGGTGGCCGCTTTTATGCTCTCTTTTGCGGAATTGATGCGGGGGGCCGGCCGGCTGGGCGTTTTAAATGAAATCTCCGGCCTTCTGGGCCTGGCCATCGGCGCTTTGACATTCAGCGGCAGCCTGGTGGCCGCCGGGAAACTGGCCAATAAACTGCGCCAGGCACCGGTGTTTTTAAGCCGGCATACACGGGTAACCCTGATGAGTCTATCGGTTATCCTGGGGCTGATTATTGCGGCCATGGTAATGCCCGAAACCGGCAGGCCTGCTGTTTATCTTCTTCTTATTCTGGTTTCGGCCCTATTCGGTATTGTCTTTTCCATGCGGATCGGCGGGGCCGACATGCCGGTGCTCATCTCCTTTTTAAATGCCACGGCAGGTGTCGCCGCAGCCTTCTGCGGGATGATCATAGAGAACAAGCTGCTGATTTCCTGCGGTGCCACCGTGGCGGCCTCGGGAAGCATACTCACCCATGTGATGTGCCGGGCAATGAACCGCAGCCTTTTACATGTATTTTTACCCAAGGGGCGGCCCCAACCGGTCCCGCCAGGGCAGAGGCAGGAGCGGGGAGAAAAAGAGAAGAATGAATCCGGACAAAAATGGGGCCATGAAGAAAATCAGCCGGTTGTGGACAGGGCGGGGGCAGAAAGAGGGGAGGGCTTTTCCAGGGCCCTGGAACATGCCGCCAATGCCCAAAGGGTGATCATTGTCCCGGGCTACGGGATGGCCGTGGCCCAGGCCCAGTTCGCCCTCCTTGAGTTGGCCGGAAAGCTGATGGCCATGGGCAAAAGCGTTAAATTCGCCATCCATCCGGTTGCCGGCCGCATGCCCGGGCATATGAACGTCCTCCTGGCTGAGGCGGGGATTGATTACGACCTCCTCGTTGAAATGGACGAGATCAACCCTGAGTTCAGTAAAACCGATTTGACCCTGGTGGTGGGGGCCTGTGACGTGGTCAACCCGGCCGCCATTGAGGTTGATGGATCTCCCATATCCGGCATGCCCATATTGCTCACCCATGAATCGAAGGCCGTGGTCTGCTGCAACCTGGATTCAGAACCCGGATATTCCGGGGTGGAAAATCCCCTCTATGGCAACGGCAATACCATCATGCTGATGGGGGATGCCAAAGAGAGCGTTCAGCATCTGGCCGACCATCTTCTGGACATGCCTGTGGGCAGGCCCGGTGAACCCGGCACGCCCGGCATGCCTGATGGGGATCCCGCCGGAGACCGGATGGAAACGGCAGTGAATGCCCTGGCTGCCGCCAAAAGGATCATTGTTATTCCCGGGTACGGGATGGCCGTTGCTCAGGCCCAGTTCAAAGTGGCGGAACTGGCTGCCCTGCTTGAACAACGGGGGGCTGATGTCAAATTTGCCATCCACCCGGTGGCGGGGCGGATGCCGGGACATATGAATGTGCTCCTGGCCGAGGCCGAGGTGGACTATGAGGACCTCTGCGAGATGGATGAAATAAATCCGGAATTCCAGGACGCGGATGTGGCCATTGTCTTTGGCGCCTGCGATGTGGTCAACCCGGCGGCAATGGAGAGCGAGGGAACGCCCATATCGGGAATGCCGATTCTTTCGGCCCACGAGGCCGGAAGGGTGATTGTCTGCAACTTTAACGCTGATCCCGGGTATTCCGGTGTGAAGAATACTTTATATGAGGACCCCAAGACCCTTTTTCTCCAAGGCGATGCCGGCTCGACGGCCGGGGATCTGATTTATGGACTGAAAACGGCCAATTGA
- a CDS encoding response regulator yields the protein MKNLSIRAQLLMGFSILTAIIVIVGGVSLTFVYQSKSNVETLLNVTSPLASESGSLFDEINKSQSLFRSLLKASDETDIRRITRILENSDQKKDKSFETIITLIEERRDLNIDTGSLRQIRQTYFEQTQQVVKLNQNRLAHEKTLHHRQLEFNQQIHRLETSLSAFANTAYSLIGEQEEEIRTTIQARAMKIEEMEERISIVFNLIFPQVDAANKIHEYIIQIQSLLTSALIEKDAEKLAQLEKEIAKAFRKIENRLKRIRARVELQEEHACYHRVENALGQLTQTALNEDGLLTVYNQYLAAEKAVDAAFARLNTEMVTVQKILGEVFDTTHTIDRKAQNSVLDGSISSIFAIWISIFLGLVISIISGIIILKGITGPVEHMKNMISEIKAGNLRNRLRLDSKNELGVMANELDEFVDELQFAVDTVNATMARIASGDFSEKTKIQLQGNDEVGRLATSFNVMLGQVRSSQQELTHTKNYLHNVIQTMTDSLIVIDTQKTIKLINKTVLDQTGARKEDLLGQHISVLLPEGKHSRISENDIDQLFTLGTVKDLEYEFSDQEGRKKTILVSTSVMKGASTQIEGLVIVVQDISERKNAEANRLRLEQELHQSQKMKAIGTLAGGIAHDFNNILAGMIGFTQLALMDTKDRPSTNEMLGRVLEAGGRATDLVRQILSFSRSQKGEVSLFRPVAIVKEVLKLMRASIPSTIEIKQSLNSKSYIQADATNIHQVLMNLCTNAVHAMKQKGGVLSIKLQDVVLDQEDLSSRPDMLAGEFLKITVEDTGTGMASDIQKKAFDPFFTTKEMGEGTGIGLSTVHKIITDLGGFISLYSEPDQGTAMHIFIPIISAPEGIESAIAIEPAQGGTERILFVDDEQIQLDVARETMSRYGYRVKTFLDSTQAADHFQQHADAYDLVITDMTMPKMTGDLLVKKIHLKRPDIPIIICTGFSEILDEQKAQALNIDAFLYKPVIMADLLETIRKVLDKKE from the coding sequence ATGAAAAATTTAAGTATCCGCGCTCAGCTATTGATGGGGTTTTCAATCCTTACTGCGATTATCGTCATCGTCGGCGGTGTTAGCCTGACCTTTGTCTATCAGTCGAAGTCGAATGTTGAAACCCTGTTGAATGTCACCTCGCCATTGGCATCGGAATCCGGCAGTTTGTTCGATGAAATAAACAAAAGCCAATCTCTTTTTAGAAGCCTCTTAAAGGCCAGTGACGAAACAGATATCCGCCGGATAACCAGAATATTAGAGAATTCGGATCAAAAGAAGGATAAGAGTTTTGAAACCATCATCACCTTGATCGAAGAGAGACGCGATCTCAACATTGATACCGGCTCACTGCGTCAGATCCGGCAAACCTATTTTGAGCAGACACAGCAAGTGGTTAAACTCAATCAAAACAGGTTGGCCCATGAAAAAACACTGCATCACCGGCAGCTTGAATTCAATCAGCAAATACATCGGCTTGAGACCTCCTTATCGGCCTTTGCCAACACGGCGTATTCTCTTATCGGAGAACAGGAGGAGGAAATCAGAACCACCATACAAGCCAGGGCAATGAAGATAGAAGAGATGGAAGAACGGATTTCAATCGTATTTAATCTGATTTTTCCTCAAGTGGACGCCGCAAACAAAATCCATGAATATATCATTCAAATACAGAGCCTATTGACATCTGCCCTCATTGAAAAAGATGCGGAGAAGTTAGCCCAATTGGAAAAAGAGATCGCTAAAGCATTCAGGAAAATCGAGAATCGGCTTAAGCGCATCAGAGCCAGGGTGGAGCTTCAGGAAGAACATGCCTGTTATCACCGGGTCGAAAACGCATTGGGGCAATTGACTCAAACCGCCCTTAATGAAGACGGATTGTTAACCGTTTACAATCAATACCTTGCTGCCGAAAAAGCGGTTGATGCCGCATTCGCCAGGCTGAATACGGAGATGGTAACGGTTCAAAAGATTCTGGGCGAGGTATTTGACACCACCCATACCATCGACAGAAAGGCGCAGAACTCTGTGCTGGACGGCTCAATCAGCTCCATCTTTGCCATCTGGATATCTATTTTTCTTGGGCTGGTGATCAGCATTATCAGCGGGATAATAATTTTAAAGGGCATTACCGGTCCCGTTGAACATATGAAAAATATGATCTCGGAGATCAAAGCGGGGAACCTGCGAAACCGGTTGAGATTAGACAGCAAAAACGAATTGGGAGTGATGGCCAATGAACTCGATGAATTTGTCGATGAACTGCAATTTGCTGTGGATACGGTGAACGCCACAATGGCAAGGATCGCTTCCGGGGATTTTTCCGAAAAAACAAAGATCCAACTGCAAGGCAATGATGAAGTCGGCCGCCTGGCAACGTCTTTTAACGTGATGTTAGGCCAGGTTCGTTCTTCACAGCAGGAATTGACCCATACAAAGAACTACCTTCATAACGTCATTCAAACCATGACGGACTCCCTGATTGTGATTGATACCCAAAAAACCATCAAACTCATAAATAAAACGGTGCTTGATCAGACAGGTGCCAGGAAAGAGGACCTTTTAGGCCAACACATCAGCGTTCTGCTGCCAGAGGGTAAACATTCCAGGATCAGTGAAAATGACATTGACCAACTATTTACGCTGGGAACAGTGAAGGACCTTGAATATGAATTTTCTGATCAAGAGGGCAGAAAAAAGACCATATTGGTATCAACATCCGTCATGAAGGGTGCCAGCACCCAGATTGAAGGGCTTGTTATTGTTGTCCAGGACATCAGCGAACGTAAAAACGCGGAAGCAAACCGGCTTAGATTAGAGCAGGAACTGCACCAATCACAAAAAATGAAAGCCATTGGGACCCTCGCCGGAGGAATCGCCCATGATTTCAATAATATTCTGGCCGGCATGATCGGTTTCACCCAACTGGCTTTGATGGACACAAAAGACAGGCCGTCAACCAATGAAATGCTTGGGCGGGTGCTTGAAGCCGGCGGCCGTGCCACGGATCTGGTCAGGCAGATTCTTTCCTTCAGCAGAAGCCAGAAAGGAGAAGTCAGCCTCTTCAGGCCGGTCGCCATCGTTAAGGAGGTGCTTAAGCTGATGAGGGCCTCCATACCGTCCACCATTGAAATCAAGCAGTCCCTGAATTCAAAAAGTTACATTCAAGCCGATGCAACCAATATTCACCAGGTCCTGATGAACCTGTGCACCAATGCGGTCCATGCCATGAAACAAAAAGGCGGGGTGCTTTCCATCAAACTCCAGGATGTTGTTTTGGACCAGGAAGACCTTTCCAGCCGCCCAGATATGCTGGCCGGTGAGTTTCTGAAAATTACCGTTGAGGATACCGGAACAGGAATGGCTTCGGATATCCAGAAAAAGGCCTTTGATCCGTTCTTTACAACAAAAGAAATGGGAGAAGGAACCGGAATCGGGCTTTCCACTGTCCATAAAATCATCACCGATCTCGGCGGATTTATCTCCCTCTACAGTGAACCGGACCAAGGGACCGCCATGCACATTTTTATTCCCATTATCTCAGCGCCCGAGGGGATTGAATCCGCGATTGCCATTGAACCCGCACAGGGAGGTACTGAACGCATTTTATTCGTTGATGATGAACAAATACAACTTGACGTGGCCAGAGAAACCATGAGCAGATACGGATACAGGGTAAAAACATTCTTAGACAGCACCCAGGCGGCTGACCACTTTCAACAACATGCCGACGCCTATGATCTGGTGATTACCGACATGACAATGCCCAAAATGACCGGAGATCTTCTGGTGAAAAAAATCCACCTTAAACGGCCGGATATCCCGATCATTATCTGCACTGGATTCAGCGAAATCCTTGATGAGCAGAAAGCCCAGGCATTAAATATCGATGCGTTTTTGTACAAACCGGTGATAATGGCCGATCTGCTTGAAACAATCAGGAAGGTATTGGACAAAAAAGAATAG